One part of the Marmota flaviventris isolate mMarFla1 chromosome 4, mMarFla1.hap1, whole genome shotgun sequence genome encodes these proteins:
- the Or13a1 gene encoding LOW QUALITY PROTEIN: olfactory receptor 13A1 (The sequence of the model RefSeq protein was modified relative to this genomic sequence to represent the inferred CDS: deleted 1 base in 1 codon), whose amino-acid sequence MKLWMKILLKVPENPLNPGTMSNKTMVTEFILQGFSEHPQYHVLLFSCFLSLYSVALTGNVLIILAITFNPGLHTPMYFFLFNLATMDIICTSSIMPKALKGLVSEKNFISFGGCMAQLYFLTWSASSELLLLTVMAYDRYAAICHPLHYSTMMSKAFCSMLATGVWVLCAFNTAIHTGLMMRLSFCGPNIITHFFCEVPPLLLLSCSSTYANSVMIVLADAFYGIVNFLMTIVSYGFIISSILKMRTSEGKQKAFSTCSSHLIVVCMYYTAVFYAYISPVSSYSAEKSKVAGVLYTMLSPTLNPLIYTLRNKEVKAALAKFFPFFRC is encoded by the exons ATGAAACTGTGGATGAAGATTCTCCTGAAAGTCCCGGAAAACCCTCTCAACCCA GGGACCATGAGCAACAAGACAATGGTAACAGAGTTTATCCTGCAGGGCTTTTCGGAGCACCCACAATACCACGTACTCTTATTCAGTTGTTTCCTCTCCCTCTACTCAGTGGCCCTCACAGGGAATGTCCTCATCATCTTGGCCATCACCTTCAACCCTGggctccacacccccatgtactttttcctgtTCAACTTGGCTACTATGGACATTATCTGTACCTCCTCCATCATGCCCAAGGCACTGAAGGGTCTGGTGTCAGAGAAGAACTTCATATCCTTTGGAGGCTGCATGGCACAGCTTTATTTCCTCACATGGTCTGCATCCTCAGAGCTGCTGCTCCTCACAGTCATGGCCTATGACCGGTATGCAGCCATCTGCCACCCACTGCATTACAGCACCATGATGAGCAAGGCATTCTGCAGCATGCTGGCCACTGGAGTGTGGGTGCTCTGTGCCTTCAACACTGCCATCCACACAGGGCTGATGATGCGTTTGAGTTTCTGTGGCCCTAATATCATTACCCATTTCTTCTGTGAGGTTCCTCCACTGCTGCTTCTCTCCTGCAGCTCCACCTATGCGAACAGTGTCATGATTGTCCTGGCTGATGCCTTTTATGGCATAGTAAACTTCCTGATGACCATTGTGTCATATGGGTTCATCATTTCTAGCATCCTGAAGATGAGGACTTCAGAAGGGAAGCagaaagccttctccacctgttcATCCCACCTCATTGTGGTGTGCATGTACTACACTGCTGTCTTTTATGCCTACATAAGCCCTGTCTCCAGCTACAGTGCAGAGAAAAGCAAGGTGGCTGGGGTGCTATACACCATGTTGAGTCCTACCCTCAACCCCCTCATCTATACTTTGAGAAACAAGGAGGTCAAAGCAGCTCTTGCGAAGTTCTTCCCCTTCTTCAGATGTTAA
- the LOC114102473 gene encoding olfactory receptor 6C74-like codes for MGFRNETTMSEFTLLGFPAVQHLGKVLFLVHLLAYLASITGNMFIITITWTDHRLQTPMYFFLSSFSFCEFCFITTVIPKLLSIFLLGQQTINFTSCLTQAFSFLFLGSTIFFLMTVMSLDRYLAICKPLHYPTIMSLEVCFLLVFFCYTLSFIFITGVILKVSQLSFCGSNIIPHFFCDLGSLIHLSCSETRSIEMLAFGIALFILFTSLIITIIAYSNIVVTIMSLPSAKERQRAFSTCSSHLLVLSLRYGSCVFIYVKPKQASRLDSNREAALVNTVVTPLLNPVIYTLRNKQVHQALRDALSRVKLQK; via the coding sequence ATGGGGTTTAGAAATGAGACAACCATGTCAGAGTTCACCTTGTTGGGGTTTCCTGCAGTCCAGCATCTGGGAAAGGTCCTCTTCCTGGTGCACCTGCTGGCATACCTAGCCTCAATCACAGGAAACATGTTTATAATCACCATCACCTGGACTGACCATCGCCTTCAAACAcctatgtacttcttcctcagcaGTTTCTCTTTCTGTGAATTCTGTTTCATCACCACAGTTATTCCTAAATTGCTGTCCATCTTTCTTTTAGGACAGCAAACAATTAATTTTACATCTTGTCTCACAcaggccttttcttttttatttcttgggtCAACAATTTTCTTCCTCATGACTGTGATGTCCTTGGATCGATACCTGGCCATTTGCAAGCCTCTACACTACCCAACTATCATGAGCCTGGAGGTTTGTTTTCTTCTGGTGTTTTTCTGCTATACCTTGTCCTTCATTTTTATCACTGGTGTGATCCTGAAGGTTTCCCAGTTATCCTTTTGTGGCTCCAACATCATACCTCATTTCTTCTGTGACTTAGGCTCCTTAATCCATCTCTCCTGTTCTGAGACCAGATCTATTGAAATGCTGGCCTTTGGTATAGCTTTGTTTATCCTTTTTACATCCCTCATTATAACCATCATTGCATATAGCAACATAGTAGTCACAATCATGAGTCTTCCATCAGCCAAGGAGCGACAAAGAGCTTTCTCCACCTGCTCTTCTCACCTCTTGGTCCTTTCACTGAGGTACGGCagttgtgtcttcatatatgtaaaaCCAAAGCAAGCGAGCAGGCTGGACTCCAACAGGGAGGCTGCTCTTGTGAACACAGTGGTGACCCCACTACTGAACCCTGTGATTTACACCCTGCGCAACAAGCAGGTCCACCAGGCTCTGAGGGATGCTCTGTCCAGGGTGAAATTGCAGAAATAG